One Alnus glutinosa chromosome 3, dhAlnGlut1.1, whole genome shotgun sequence genomic region harbors:
- the LOC133864582 gene encoding probable membrane-associated kinase regulator 6, with the protein MHKQLLKTMEASQPLATESFSYSWLSNVRPTLDGLDRPFRASLDNSHAATSKQSDYKMKKSKRCSEESQDFDFEIPISQSLPLAHADELFFNGVMKPVFVDPSRIELSNASNNNPAMPLSSSSTSGTAIDQVVQDNCYFLRRWKKPLERILQKCFGCLRPLCHKILKGSRKCTRVDDIDRRVSEVKSWSNSPQASPRQSIVYSTGDCCDMESSIYEAVLHCKRSIEK; encoded by the exons ATGCATAAACAGTTGCTAAAGACCATGGAAGCCTCACAGCCTTTAGCGACTGAAAGTTTTTCATACAGTTGGTTGTCAAACGTAAGACCCACTTTGGATGGACTTGACAGGCCATTTAGAGCATCACTTGATAATTCTCATGCAGCCACCTCGAAACAATCGGACTACAAGATGAAAAAGTCGAAGAGATGCTCGGAAGAATCCCAGGACTTTGATTTCGAAATTCCCATATCCCAATCTCTTCCTCTTGCTCATGCTGATGAGCTTTTTTTCAACGGCGTCATGAAACCTGTATTTGTCGACCCATCAAGGATAGAGCTGTCCAATGCCTCAAATAACAATCCCGCCATGCCTTTATCTTCATCCTCTACTTCCGGAACTGCTATTGATCAAGTGGTTCAAGATAACTGTTATTTTCTCAGAAGATGGAAAAAACCGTTGGAGCGAATCTTGCAGAAGTGTTTTGGATGTCTCAGACCTTTATGCCATAAAATATTAAAGGGCTCAAGAAAATGTACTAGAGTTGATGATATTGATAGGAGAGTGTCGGAAGTTAAGAGCTGGAGCAACTCACCACAGGCATCTCCGCGACAAAGTATAGTTTATTCAACAGGTGATTGCTGTGATATGGAGAGCTCGATTTATGAGGCGGTTCTTCATTGCAAAAGATCAATAG aaaaatga
- the LOC133864370 gene encoding acidic endochitinase-like, which translates to MCFSDTCKIQCTMASNSSISLASMLSLISILVVGAGAGEIAIYWGQNGNEGSLAQACATGKYAFVNIAFLPTFGNGQKPMINLAGHCDPRNNECTRFSSDIKACQAKGIKVMLSIGGDAGSYALSSTDDARQVADYLWNNFLGGHSSSRPLGDAVLDGIDFVILHGTAQHWDELARYISGYSKQGKKVYLTAAPQCPFPDEWMGGALKTGLFDYVWVQFYNNPPCQYTSGSIDKLVNAWKQWNSIPATKILLGLPAAPKAAGSGFIPVADLTSKVLPAIKGSAKYGGVMLWSKFYDDQTGYSSSIESSV; encoded by the coding sequence ATGTGCTTCTCTGACACTTGCAAAATCCAGTGCACTATGGCATCAAATTCATCAATCTCACTGGCTTCCATGTTATCACTAATTTCAATTCTAGTGGTAGGAGCTGGTGCTGGTGAAATCGCAATCTACTGGGGTCAGAATGGAAATGAGGGTAGTTTGGCACAGGCTTGTGCCACTGGTAAGTATGCCTTTGTTAACATAGCTTTCCTTCCAACATTTGGCAATGGTCAAAAACCAATGATCAACCTTGCCGGCCACTGTGATCCACGCAATAACGAATGCACCAGATTCAGCTCTGACATAAAAGCGTGTCAAGCAAAAGGAATTAAGGTGATGCTCTCTATTGGAGGAGACGCAGGGAGCTATGCCCTTTCTTCAACTGACGATGCTAGACAAGTTGCAGACTATCTTTGGAATAACTTCTTGGGGGGCCATTCTTCATCTCGCCCTCTTGGAGACGCTGTTTTGGATGGAATTGACTTTGTTATTCTACATGGAACAGCCCAACACTGGGATGAGCTTGCAAGGTATATTTCTGGTTACAGCAAACAAGGAAAGAAAGTATATTTAACAGCAGCCCCTCAGTGCCCTTTCCCTGATGAATGGATGGGAGGTGCCCTTAAGACAGGCCTATTTGATTATGTATGGGTGCAGTTCTATAACAACCCTCCATGCCAATACACATCAGGCAGTATTGACAAACTTGTAAACGCATGGAAGCAATGGAATTCTATTCCTGCCACCAAAATTTTGTTAGGACTTCCTGCAGCACCTAAAGCAGCTGGAAGTGGCTTCATTCCTGTTGCCGATCTAACTTCTAAAGTGCTTCCGGCCATTAAAGGTTCCGCCAAGTATGGAGGTGTGATGCTGTGGTCCAAATTCTATGATGATCAAACAGGATACAGTTCTTCCATCGAGAGCAGTGTCTAG
- the LOC133863657 gene encoding acidic endochitinase-like — protein MASNSAISQAFLLSLISILVVGTEAGGIAIYWGQNGNEGSLAQTCATGKYAFVNIAFLPTFGNGQKPVINLAGHCNPNSNGCTRLSSDIKSCQAKGIKVMLSLGGGAGSYSLSSTDDARQVADYLWNNFLGGQSSSRPLGDAVLDGIDFDIEGGTTQHWDELARYLSAYSKQGKKVYLTAAPQCPFPDEWMGGALKTGLFDYVWVQFYNNPPCQYTSGSIDKLVNAWKQWNSIPATKIFLGLPAAPKAAGSGFIPVADLTSKVLPAIKGSAKYGGVMLWSKFYDDQTGYSSSIKSSV, from the coding sequence ATGGCATCAAATTCAGCAATCTCACAAGCTTTCCTGTTATCATTAATTTCAATTCTAGTGGTTGGAACTGAAGCTGGTGGAATCGCAATCTACTGGGGTCAGAATGGAAATGAGGGTAGCTTGGCACAAACTTGTGCCACAGGTAAGTATGCCTTCGTTAACATAGCTTTCCTTCCAACCTTTGGCAACGGTCAAAAACCAGTCATCAACCTTGCTGGCCACTGTAATCCAAACAGTAATGGCTGCACCAGATTAAGCTCTGACATAAAATCATGTCAAGCAAAAGGAATTAAGGTGATGCTCTCTCTTGGAGGAGGAGCAGGGAGCTACTCCCTTTCTTCAACTGACGATGCTAGACAAGTTGCAGACTATCTTTGGAATAACTTCTTGGGGGGACAGTCCTCATCTCGCCCTCTTGGAGATGCTGTTTTGGATGGAATTGACTTCGATATTGAAGGAGGAACAACCCAACACTGGGATGAGCTTGCAAGGTATCTCTCTGCATACAGCAAACAGGGAAAGAAAGTATATTTAACAGCAGCCCCTCAGTGCCCTTTCCCTGATGAATGGATGGGAGGTGCCCTTAAGACAGGCCTATTTGATTATGTATGGGTGCAGTTCTATAACAACCCTCCATGCCAGTACACATCAGGTAGTATTGACAAACTTGTAAATGCATGGAAGCAATGGAATTCAATTCCTGCCACCAAAATTTTCTTAGGACTTCCTGCAGCACCTAAAGCAGCTGGAAGTGGCTTCATTCCTGTTGCTGATCTAACTTCTAAAGTGCTTCCGGCCATTAAAGGTTCTGCCAAGTATGGAGGTGTGATGCTGTGGTCTAAATTCTATGATGATCAGACAGGATACAGTTCTTCCATCAAGAGCAGCGTCTAG